One genomic window of bacterium includes the following:
- a CDS encoding type Z 30S ribosomal protein S14 translates to MARQALIKKQQAVPKFKVRAYTRCRKCGRARAYLRKFGLCRICFRQMALAGEIPGVVKASW, encoded by the coding sequence ATGGCCCGTCAAGCACTGATCAAGAAGCAGCAGGCCGTGCCCAAGTTCAAGGTGCGCGCCTACACGCGCTGCCGCAAGTGCGGCCGCGCCCGCGCCTACCTGCGCAAGTTCGGGCTGTGCCGCATCTGCTTCCGGCAGATGGCCCTGGCCGGTGAGATCCCGGGCGTTGTCAAGGCCAGCTGGTAA
- the rplE gene encoding 50S ribosomal protein L5, giving the protein MSYEPRLKASYRDKVRKGLMERFGYTSVMQVPKLSKIVLNVGMGAAKDTPKALESAVEELGLITGRKAVVNKARKSISNFKLREGMPVGASVTLRREAMWEFLDRFISVVTPRMRDFRGLSDRSFDGRGNYNLGIKEQIVFPEIDYDKVERVHGMDICFVTTAGTDEECKVLLAELGMPFVKRNQ; this is encoded by the coding sequence ATGAGCTACGAACCCCGACTGAAGGCCTCGTACCGGGACAAAGTGCGCAAGGGCCTGATGGAGCGCTTCGGCTACACCAGCGTGATGCAGGTGCCGAAGCTGAGCAAGATCGTCCTCAACGTGGGGATGGGCGCCGCCAAGGACACGCCCAAGGCCCTGGAGTCGGCCGTGGAGGAGCTGGGCCTGATCACCGGCCGCAAGGCCGTGGTCAACAAGGCCCGCAAGTCCATCTCCAACTTCAAGCTGCGGGAAGGGATGCCGGTGGGCGCCAGCGTCACCCTGCGCCGGGAGGCCATGTGGGAGTTCCTCGACCGCTTCATCTCGGTCGTGACGCCCCGCATGAGGGACTTCCGCGGCCTGAGTGACCGCTCCTTCGACGGACGCGGCAATTACAACCTGGGCATCAAGGAGCAGATCGTCTTCCCGGAGATCGACTACGACAAGGTCGAGCGCGTCCACGGGATGGACATCTGCTTCGTGACGACGGCCGGGACGGATGAAGAATGCAAGGTGCTGCTGGCCGAGCTCGGCATGCCCTTCGTCAAGAGAAACCAGTGA